Below is a window of Humulus lupulus chromosome 2, drHumLupu1.1, whole genome shotgun sequence DNA.
CATATTTCTGTAAGGATTGAACGGTTGGATTTAAAATTGTTGATCCCAAGATGTAAAATTACAATAAAGCCCCTATTTACTCTCTTGCAATTTGCTACCGAGAGAGAACCGTTTCATATTTCTTTTTGTTTGGATTGGAATAAAGAACCTGACTTTGTACAAGACGGTAATCTATTGCCAATCACTCTTTAATGTTTATAAATATGTTTCATaatttgtgaaatgaaaattagGGCAATATTATGCTTTGAATTGATAGTTATTATGGTGCGATTTGGTCTAGTTGGTTCAAGAATTTGTTTGAGTTGTATGTTGATTTTAACCTCATTGTTAAATATAAGATGGTTAATGGGTTGACATGTATTCGATTCTAGATTGAAATTGGTCATGATTCCTAATTTACAATCTACTTACAAGGTTGATTGAAAATTTCCCCTGAACATTTAAGTTTCAGACAATATCCACAAATAACTTCTAGCTtcatggattttttttttctaacataAATTTCATGGACTCTTTAAATAGAAAATGCAGCAGACACTGTAGTATAATTTTTCTTGGACAATTGTTCGATTTTATATTCTTCAAGTTATAGATATTCTATTGGCTAGTAGCAGAAACTTTCAAACTTTGAGCTGTTTTCTCTTTTGCAGGACCATTGTTGATGGTTTGGGAGGACAATGAATGTGCATAAAATCAAATAGTATAAATGAAATTCTTTCTGTGGTATTCAAGCATTGAGTTTTAGAAACACTGAAACCGTTGCAACAGGCCTGAAGTATATGGCTTTTGGTGTAATATTACACAACAAACTTTACACAATTTTTGAGTAATGATATCTGTACACACAAACATTAATGATATAATTTTTCCTTTCCAAATTTACAAAAAATATCTAGAAGATTCTAACCAAGAGTAATATATTATTCTTAGTTTTAAACTTCTTTATTTTTGGTATGGCTAGAACTTTTGGGGGTGATCAGACAGAAGGAGTTACAAACAGAGTAGTTGGGACCTTGTAAGCATATAACAgctgttttattttattatgaatATTCTTCTGTCCATAACTTATTTCTAGTTTGACGTTGTTTCTTCTTATATTCTTCTACCAGTGGCTACATGGCACCAGAGTATGCTATCGATGGCCAGTTCTCGGTCAAATCTGATGTCTTTAGCTTTGGCAATTTGATTTTAGAGATTGTAAGTGGCAAGAGAAATAAAGGGTTTTATAATCCAAGTGACAACATTAATCTCATAGGACAAGTAAGTGTCAgttattgtttgtttgtttacAAAAAAGTAAACCAGGCATTAAAAAGTTATGTTGAAATTTTGCTTAGGCATGGAATTTGTGGAAAGAAGGAAGGTCATTAGAACTGATTGATGAATGCTATTGTGTCGAATCATGCATGCTCTCGGAAGTGTTGCGTTGTATCCATGTCGCTCTCTTGTGTGTTCAACAGCTTCCTGAAGATAGGCCTGCAATGTCATCTGTGCTTCTGATGTTAGGTGAGAAGAATGCTCTGCCTCAACCCAAAGAGCCAAGTTTCTTTTTAGGGAAACATACATGTGAAGCAAGCACTTCCTCTTTAACAAAACAAGAGACTTCTTCAACCAATGACTTTACCATAAGTCTTATCCATGCTCGATAGGATTCAGCCCAGTCCAGCTTCTGCATGAAGGCAGCGGTGTTCGAGTCAAATTTCTGGGCAAAGTCTCGGTTTGAGGTTGCTGGCATGAAGGCAGCCGTTTGAGTCAAATTTCTCGGCAAAGTCTTCTATTAGAGATGGCATTGATGATTTCGGACCTGTTTTATTTGGGTATGGGTGAATGtcgatttgaaaaaaaaattatctagtTTATTTTGTTCTTTGTAGAGAAACACTAATCTTGTTTATTTTGAATGAACACAAGTTTGAGAAAAAAATACACAAATCTGGGTTTTGTATTTTGATgtaattttctgggtttgagtTCGTGTTTTGGTGTTCATGCCCACAagttcatcaatttttttttcttagatGTTGGATGTTAAATTTtagattttgattttttaaattgattttaattaatttattgaattctttaccatttaaaaataattattaaaattttaaaaataattttttaataatttttaaaatatttattaatttaaaaaaaatagtcaaATCAGATGCAGCTACGTGAGTGTCACGTAGATCCCTGGTTGGTTAGACTTAATGGTCAGGGACCAATAACTACACCAAATTCGTAACAGTAGGCATTAGTGCCGCTAAAatttttacataagcatttaaaTGCAACAAATCGAACTACATAGGTATTATTGTCGCAGATTTCCTTAAAAAAAATGCTTGATAAAAAATGTCAATTCTCAAGCCAAGTC
It encodes the following:
- the LOC133819982 gene encoding G-type lectin S-receptor-like serine/threonine-protein kinase SD1-1 — protein: MARTFGGDQTEGVTNRVVGTFGYMAPEYAIDGQFSVKSDVFSFGNLILEIVSGKRNKGFYNPSDNINLIGQAWNLWKEGRSLELIDECYCVESCMLSEVLRCIHVALLCVQQLPEDRPAMSSVLLMLGEKNALPQPKEPSFFLGKHTCEASTSSLTKQETSSTNDFTISLIHAR